From Pan troglodytes isolate AG18354 chromosome 9, NHGRI_mPanTro3-v2.0_pri, whole genome shotgun sequence, the proteins below share one genomic window:
- the ZNF202 gene encoding zinc finger protein 202 isoform X1: protein MATAVEPEDQDLWEEEGILMVKLEDDFTCRPESVLQRDDPVLETSHQNFRRFRYQEAASPREALIRLRELCHQWLRPERRTKEQILELLVLEQFLTVLPGELQSWVRGQRPESGEEAVTLVEGLQKQPRRPRRWVTVHVHGQEVLSEETVHLGAEPESPNELQDPVQSSTPEQSPEETTQSPDLGAPAEQRPHQEEELQTLQESEVPVPEDPDLPAERSSGDSEMVALLTALSQVCPSYLCTTENLFEEPLGISHTEQGLVTFKDVAVCFSQDQWSDLDPTQKEFYGEYVLEEDCGIVVSLSFPIPRPDEISQVREEEPWVPDIQEPQETQEPEILSFTYTGDRSKDEEECLEQEDLSLEDTHRPVLGEPEIHQTPDWEIVFEDNPGRLNERRFGTNISQVNSFVNLRETTPVHPLLGRHHDCSVCGKSFTCNSHLVRHLRTHTGEKPYKCLECGKSYTRSSHLARHQKVHKMNTPYKYPLNRKNLEETSPLTQAERTPSVEKPYRCDDCGKHFRWTSDLVRHQRTHTGEKPFFCTICGKSFSQKSVLTTHQRIHLGGKPYLCGECGEDFSEHRRYLAHRKTHAAEELYLCSECGRCFTHSAAFAKHLRGHASVRPCRCNECGKSFSRRDHLVRHQRTHTGEKPFTCPTCGKSFSRGYHLIRHQRTHSEKTS from the exons ATGGCTACAGCCGTGGAACCAGAGGACCAGGATCTTTGGGAAGAAGAGGGAATTCTGATGGTGAAACTGGAAGATGATTTCACCTGTCGGCCAGAGTCTGTCTTACAGAGGGATGACCCGGTGCTGGAAACCTCCCACCAGAACTTCCGACGCTTCCGCTACCAGGAAGCAGCAAGCCCTAGAGAAGCTCTCATCAGACTCCGAGAACTTTGTCACCAGTGGCTGAGACCAGAGAGGCGGACAAAGGAGCAGATCCTAGAGCTGCTTGTGCTGGAACAATTTCTTACCGTCCTACCTGGAGAACTACAAAGCTGGGTGCGGGGCCAACGGCCAGAAAGTGGCGAGGAGGCAGTGACGCTGGTGGAGGGTTTGCAGAAACAACCCAGGAGACCAAGGCGGTGG GTGACTGTCCATGTTCACGGCCAGGAAGTCCTGTCAGAGGAGACGGTGCATTTAGGAGCGGAGCCTGAGTCACCTAATGAGCTGCAGGATCCTGTGCAAAGCTCGACCCCCGAGCAGTCTCCTGAGGAAACCACACAGAGCCCAGATCTGGGGGCACCGGCAGAGCAGCGTCCACACCAGGAAGAGGAGCTCCAGACCCTGCAGGAGAGCG AGGTCCCAGTGCCCGAGGACCCAGACCTTCCTGCAGAGAGGAGCTCTGGAGACTCAGAGATGGTTGCTCTTCTTACTGCTCTGTCACAGGTGTGCCCTAGTTACCTCTGTACCACAGAGAATTTGTTTGAAGAACCACTGGGCATAAGCCATACTGAACAG GGACTGGTAACGTTCAAGGATGTGGCCGTATGCTTTTCCCAGGACCAGTGGAGTGATCTGGACCCAACACAGAAAGAGTTCTATGGAGAATATGTCTTGGAAGAAGACTGTGGAATTGTAGTCTCTCTGT CATTTCCAATCCCCAGACCTGATGAGATCTCCCAGGTTAGAGAGGAAGAGCCTTGGGTCCCAGATATCCAAGAGCCTCAGGAGACTCAAGAGCCAGAAATCCTGAGTTTTACCTACACAG GAGATAGGAGTAAAGATGAGGAAGAATGTCTGGAGCAGGAAGATCTGAGTTTGGAGGATACACACAGGCCTGTTTTGGGAGAACCAGAAATTCACCAGACTCCAGATTGGGAAATAGTCTTTGAGGACAATCCAGGTAGACTTAATGAAAGAAGATTTGGTACTAATATTTCTCAAGTGAATAGTTTTGTGAACCTTCGGGAAACTACACCCGTCCACCCCCTGTTAGGGAGGCATCATGACTGTTCTGTGTGTGGAAAGAGCTTCACTTGTAACTCCCACCTTGTTAGACACCTGAGGActcacacaggagagaaaccctataaatgtctGGAATGTGGAAAAAGTTACACACGAAGCTCACATCTTGCCAGGCACCAAAAGGTTCACAAGATGAACACGCCTTATAAATATCCCCTAAACCGGAAGAATTTGGAAGAGACCTCCCCTTTGACACAGGCTGAGAGAACTCCATCAGTGGAGAAACCCTATAGATGTGATGATTGCGGAAAACACTTCCGCTGGACTTCAGACCTTGTCAGACATCAGAGGACacatactggagaaaaacccttCTTTTGCACTATTTGTGGCAAAAGCTTCAGCCAGAAATCTGTGTTAACAACACACCAAAGAATCCACCTGGGAGGCAAACCCTACTTGTGTGGAGAGTGTGGTGAGGACTTCAGTGAACACAGGCGGTACCTGGCGCACCGGAAGACGCACGCGGCTGAGGAACTCTACCTCTGCAGCGAGTGCGGGCGCTGCTTCACCCACAGCGCGGCGTTCGCCAAGCACTTGAGAGGACACGCCTCAGTGAGGCCCTGCCGATGCAACGAATGTGGGAAGAGCTTCAGTCGCAGGGACCACCTCGTCAGGCATCAGAGAACACACACGGGGGAGAAACCATTCACGTGCCCTACCTGTGGAAAAAGCTTCAGCAGAGGATATCACTTAATTAGGCATCAGAGGACCCACTCAGAAAAGACCTCCTAG
- the ZNF202 gene encoding zinc finger protein 202 isoform X3 encodes MVALLTALSQGLVTFKDVAVCFSQDQWSDLDPTQKEFYGEYVLEEDCGIVVSLSFPIPRPDEISQVREEEPWVPDIQEPQETQEPEILSFTYTGDRSKDEEECLEQEDLSLEDTHRPVLGEPEIHQTPDWEIVFEDNPGRLNERRFGTNISQVNSFVNLRETTPVHPLLGRHHDCSVCGKSFTCNSHLVRHLRTHTGEKPYKCLECGKSYTRSSHLARHQKVHKMNTPYKYPLNRKNLEETSPLTQAERTPSVEKPYRCDDCGKHFRWTSDLVRHQRTHTGEKPFFCTICGKSFSQKSVLTTHQRIHLGGKPYLCGECGEDFSEHRRYLAHRKTHAAEELYLCSECGRCFTHSAAFAKHLRGHASVRPCRCNECGKSFSRRDHLVRHQRTHTGEKPFTCPTCGKSFSRGYHLIRHQRTHSEKTS; translated from the exons ATGGTTGCTCTTCTTACTGCTCTGTCACAG GGACTGGTAACGTTCAAGGATGTGGCCGTATGCTTTTCCCAGGACCAGTGGAGTGATCTGGACCCAACACAGAAAGAGTTCTATGGAGAATATGTCTTGGAAGAAGACTGTGGAATTGTAGTCTCTCTGT CATTTCCAATCCCCAGACCTGATGAGATCTCCCAGGTTAGAGAGGAAGAGCCTTGGGTCCCAGATATCCAAGAGCCTCAGGAGACTCAAGAGCCAGAAATCCTGAGTTTTACCTACACAG GAGATAGGAGTAAAGATGAGGAAGAATGTCTGGAGCAGGAAGATCTGAGTTTGGAGGATACACACAGGCCTGTTTTGGGAGAACCAGAAATTCACCAGACTCCAGATTGGGAAATAGTCTTTGAGGACAATCCAGGTAGACTTAATGAAAGAAGATTTGGTACTAATATTTCTCAAGTGAATAGTTTTGTGAACCTTCGGGAAACTACACCCGTCCACCCCCTGTTAGGGAGGCATCATGACTGTTCTGTGTGTGGAAAGAGCTTCACTTGTAACTCCCACCTTGTTAGACACCTGAGGActcacacaggagagaaaccctataaatgtctGGAATGTGGAAAAAGTTACACACGAAGCTCACATCTTGCCAGGCACCAAAAGGTTCACAAGATGAACACGCCTTATAAATATCCCCTAAACCGGAAGAATTTGGAAGAGACCTCCCCTTTGACACAGGCTGAGAGAACTCCATCAGTGGAGAAACCCTATAGATGTGATGATTGCGGAAAACACTTCCGCTGGACTTCAGACCTTGTCAGACATCAGAGGACacatactggagaaaaacccttCTTTTGCACTATTTGTGGCAAAAGCTTCAGCCAGAAATCTGTGTTAACAACACACCAAAGAATCCACCTGGGAGGCAAACCCTACTTGTGTGGAGAGTGTGGTGAGGACTTCAGTGAACACAGGCGGTACCTGGCGCACCGGAAGACGCACGCGGCTGAGGAACTCTACCTCTGCAGCGAGTGCGGGCGCTGCTTCACCCACAGCGCGGCGTTCGCCAAGCACTTGAGAGGACACGCCTCAGTGAGGCCCTGCCGATGCAACGAATGTGGGAAGAGCTTCAGTCGCAGGGACCACCTCGTCAGGCATCAGAGAACACACACGGGGGAGAAACCATTCACGTGCCCTACCTGTGGAAAAAGCTTCAGCAGAGGATATCACTTAATTAGGCATCAGAGGACCCACTCAGAAAAGACCTCCTAG
- the ZNF202 gene encoding zinc finger protein 202 isoform X2 yields the protein MATAVEPEDQDLWEEEGILMVKLEDDFTCRPESVLQRDDPVLETSHQNFRRFRYQEAASPREALIRLRELCHQWLRPERRTKEQILELLVLEQFLTVLPGELQSWVRGQRPESGEEAVTLVEGLQKQPRRPRRWVTVHVHGQEVLSEETVHLGAEPESPNELQDPVQSSTPEQSPEETTQSPDLGAPAEQRPHQEEELQTLQESEVPVPEDPDLPAERSSGDSEMVALLTALSQGLVTFKDVAVCFSQDQWSDLDPTQKEFYGEYVLEEDCGIVVSLSFPIPRPDEISQVREEEPWVPDIQEPQETQEPEILSFTYTGDRSKDEEECLEQEDLSLEDTHRPVLGEPEIHQTPDWEIVFEDNPGRLNERRFGTNISQVNSFVNLRETTPVHPLLGRHHDCSVCGKSFTCNSHLVRHLRTHTGEKPYKCLECGKSYTRSSHLARHQKVHKMNTPYKYPLNRKNLEETSPLTQAERTPSVEKPYRCDDCGKHFRWTSDLVRHQRTHTGEKPFFCTICGKSFSQKSVLTTHQRIHLGGKPYLCGECGEDFSEHRRYLAHRKTHAAEELYLCSECGRCFTHSAAFAKHLRGHASVRPCRCNECGKSFSRRDHLVRHQRTHTGEKPFTCPTCGKSFSRGYHLIRHQRTHSEKTS from the exons ATGGCTACAGCCGTGGAACCAGAGGACCAGGATCTTTGGGAAGAAGAGGGAATTCTGATGGTGAAACTGGAAGATGATTTCACCTGTCGGCCAGAGTCTGTCTTACAGAGGGATGACCCGGTGCTGGAAACCTCCCACCAGAACTTCCGACGCTTCCGCTACCAGGAAGCAGCAAGCCCTAGAGAAGCTCTCATCAGACTCCGAGAACTTTGTCACCAGTGGCTGAGACCAGAGAGGCGGACAAAGGAGCAGATCCTAGAGCTGCTTGTGCTGGAACAATTTCTTACCGTCCTACCTGGAGAACTACAAAGCTGGGTGCGGGGCCAACGGCCAGAAAGTGGCGAGGAGGCAGTGACGCTGGTGGAGGGTTTGCAGAAACAACCCAGGAGACCAAGGCGGTGG GTGACTGTCCATGTTCACGGCCAGGAAGTCCTGTCAGAGGAGACGGTGCATTTAGGAGCGGAGCCTGAGTCACCTAATGAGCTGCAGGATCCTGTGCAAAGCTCGACCCCCGAGCAGTCTCCTGAGGAAACCACACAGAGCCCAGATCTGGGGGCACCGGCAGAGCAGCGTCCACACCAGGAAGAGGAGCTCCAGACCCTGCAGGAGAGCG AGGTCCCAGTGCCCGAGGACCCAGACCTTCCTGCAGAGAGGAGCTCTGGAGACTCAGAGATGGTTGCTCTTCTTACTGCTCTGTCACAG GGACTGGTAACGTTCAAGGATGTGGCCGTATGCTTTTCCCAGGACCAGTGGAGTGATCTGGACCCAACACAGAAAGAGTTCTATGGAGAATATGTCTTGGAAGAAGACTGTGGAATTGTAGTCTCTCTGT CATTTCCAATCCCCAGACCTGATGAGATCTCCCAGGTTAGAGAGGAAGAGCCTTGGGTCCCAGATATCCAAGAGCCTCAGGAGACTCAAGAGCCAGAAATCCTGAGTTTTACCTACACAG GAGATAGGAGTAAAGATGAGGAAGAATGTCTGGAGCAGGAAGATCTGAGTTTGGAGGATACACACAGGCCTGTTTTGGGAGAACCAGAAATTCACCAGACTCCAGATTGGGAAATAGTCTTTGAGGACAATCCAGGTAGACTTAATGAAAGAAGATTTGGTACTAATATTTCTCAAGTGAATAGTTTTGTGAACCTTCGGGAAACTACACCCGTCCACCCCCTGTTAGGGAGGCATCATGACTGTTCTGTGTGTGGAAAGAGCTTCACTTGTAACTCCCACCTTGTTAGACACCTGAGGActcacacaggagagaaaccctataaatgtctGGAATGTGGAAAAAGTTACACACGAAGCTCACATCTTGCCAGGCACCAAAAGGTTCACAAGATGAACACGCCTTATAAATATCCCCTAAACCGGAAGAATTTGGAAGAGACCTCCCCTTTGACACAGGCTGAGAGAACTCCATCAGTGGAGAAACCCTATAGATGTGATGATTGCGGAAAACACTTCCGCTGGACTTCAGACCTTGTCAGACATCAGAGGACacatactggagaaaaacccttCTTTTGCACTATTTGTGGCAAAAGCTTCAGCCAGAAATCTGTGTTAACAACACACCAAAGAATCCACCTGGGAGGCAAACCCTACTTGTGTGGAGAGTGTGGTGAGGACTTCAGTGAACACAGGCGGTACCTGGCGCACCGGAAGACGCACGCGGCTGAGGAACTCTACCTCTGCAGCGAGTGCGGGCGCTGCTTCACCCACAGCGCGGCGTTCGCCAAGCACTTGAGAGGACACGCCTCAGTGAGGCCCTGCCGATGCAACGAATGTGGGAAGAGCTTCAGTCGCAGGGACCACCTCGTCAGGCATCAGAGAACACACACGGGGGAGAAACCATTCACGTGCCCTACCTGTGGAAAAAGCTTCAGCAGAGGATATCACTTAATTAGGCATCAGAGGACCCACTCAGAAAAGACCTCCTAG